A window of the Parabacteroides merdae ATCC 43184 genome harbors these coding sequences:
- a CDS encoding sugar 3,4-ketoisomerase, translated as MAHIIDLKTFTDDRGNLTVIEKVIPFDIKRIFYIYGVDDSTRGGHRHHKTMQAAICLQGHCTISNNTGVEKQEFVLDSPHKCLILDPNDWHTMHHFSKDAILMVLASEFFDPNDYIFEPYD; from the coding sequence ATGGCTCATATAATTGATTTAAAGACTTTTACGGATGATAGGGGAAATCTGACTGTGATAGAAAAAGTAATACCTTTTGATATCAAACGTATTTTCTATATTTATGGAGTTGATGATTCTACTAGGGGAGGGCATCGGCATCATAAGACTATGCAAGCAGCAATTTGTTTGCAGGGACATTGTACGATATCAAATAATACCGGAGTAGAAAAGCAAGAGTTTGTATTGGATTCACCTCATAAATGTTTGATATTGGATCCGAATGATTGGCACACGATGCATCATTTTAGTAAAGATGCCATATTGATGGTACTTGCTTCGGAATTTTTTGATCCTAACGATTATATTTTCGAACCTTATGATTGA
- a CDS encoding DegT/DnrJ/EryC1/StrS family aminotransferase, whose translation MIEYENLGRTNKSLEKEYKECFSSFLESGWYVLGKEVRTFEESFAGYCGVKHCIGVASGLDALMLALRIYDFPQGSEVLVPSNTYIATILSILQCGLKPVLVEPDIRTYNIDPLKIEEHISEKTKAIMVVHLYGKACEMTSIMQLAGKYNLQLIEDCAQAHGAKYKGQKVGTFGTGAFSFYPTKNLGALGDAGAITTNDSKADSVFRALRNYGSNIKYQNDYIGYNSRLDEIQAALLNVKLKHLDEINAHKRKLAQIYIEGLKEDFIKPIVTSDCFDVYHIFNVRHPKRDMLKEYLLKNEVKTDIHYPIPPHRQKAMQGILKGEYPISEEIHRTTLSLPISYGHSESDVYRVVEIMNKF comes from the coding sequence ATGATTGAATATGAAAATTTAGGAAGGACGAATAAGTCTTTAGAAAAGGAATATAAGGAGTGTTTTTCTTCTTTTTTGGAAAGTGGCTGGTATGTCTTGGGCAAAGAGGTGAGAACTTTTGAAGAAAGTTTTGCCGGTTATTGTGGAGTCAAGCATTGTATTGGAGTTGCTTCAGGGTTGGATGCCTTAATGCTGGCTTTGCGTATTTATGATTTTCCGCAGGGAAGTGAAGTCTTGGTTCCTTCAAATACATATATTGCAACCATTTTGTCCATATTGCAGTGTGGCTTGAAACCTGTATTAGTAGAACCAGATATTCGTACTTATAACATTGACCCTTTAAAGATCGAAGAACATATCTCTGAAAAAACAAAAGCGATAATGGTGGTTCATCTTTATGGGAAAGCCTGCGAAATGACTTCTATCATGCAGCTCGCTGGAAAGTATAATCTACAACTGATAGAAGATTGTGCTCAAGCTCATGGAGCTAAATATAAGGGACAGAAAGTTGGTACTTTTGGAACAGGTGCATTTTCTTTTTATCCTACAAAAAATTTAGGAGCACTGGGAGATGCTGGGGCTATTACTACTAATGATTCAAAAGCTGATTCTGTGTTTAGAGCGTTAAGAAATTATGGTTCAAATATCAAATATCAGAATGATTATATTGGCTATAATTCTCGTTTGGATGAAATTCAAGCAGCGTTATTGAATGTCAAACTAAAACATTTAGATGAAATAAATGCTCATAAAAGAAAACTAGCTCAAATTTATATAGAAGGTTTAAAGGAAGATTTTATTAAGCCAATAGTTACCTCCGACTGTTTTGATGTGTATCATATCTTTAATGTTCGACACCCTAAAAGAGACATGTTGAAAGAGTATTTGCTGAAAAATGAAGTTAAGACAGATATTCATTATCCTATACCTCCTCATAGGCAAAAAGCTATGCAAGGTATATTAAAAGGGGAGTATCCTATTTCAGAAGAAATACATCGTACGACATTAAGTTTACCTATCTCTTATGGGCATTCGGAAAGTGATGTATATAGAGTCGTAGAGATAATGAATAAATTTTGA
- a CDS encoding glycoside hydrolase family 73 protein has protein sequence MKAEQVDFISSYLPLARKAGESFRINPIVILAQAVIESGWGQSDLAREHHNFFGITAYGKKNVWWKGEGIELGVHSLRFRVYDTPQDSFMDYARLIRHAYTPAADVSNNPQAFARSISYSRYISEVNGDNREAYRILLIKLCRQIEKIKD, from the coding sequence ATGAAAGCAGAACAGGTTGATTTTATATCGTCATATCTCCCTCTTGCCCGCAAGGCGGGAGAAAGTTTCCGGATCAATCCGATAGTGATCCTGGCACAGGCGGTCATCGAATCGGGTTGGGGACAGAGCGACCTCGCACGCGAGCACCATAACTTTTTCGGTATCACCGCCTACGGCAAGAAAAACGTCTGGTGGAAAGGCGAAGGTATCGAATTGGGCGTCCACTCCCTCCGTTTCCGTGTCTACGACACTCCGCAGGATTCCTTCATGGACTACGCCCGCCTGATCCGCCATGCCTACACCCCGGCGGCCGACGTCAGCAACAACCCGCAGGCTTTCGCCCGTTCCATCTCATACAGCCGTTACATCAGCGAAGTCAACGGCGACAACCGCGAAGCCTACCGCATCTTGCTGATAAAGCTCTGCCGACAGATCGAGAAAATTAAAGATTGA
- a CDS encoding HU family DNA-binding protein, with product MSLNYRLVRRPDMRKDAAEGSKLYYAQVRSLKKLKFEKFCNMVAVRSSAFVGDVKLVIDGILSVMEERLEEGDVIQLGRLGNFRMVAGSKGVENEADFNTSFFNKARIVFSPGTMLTQVKKNVTFEHLDLVPAGDKPSSGGGEEKPGEL from the coding sequence ATGTCATTAAACTATCGCTTGGTAAGAAGACCGGATATGCGCAAAGACGCAGCCGAGGGGTCGAAGCTGTACTATGCACAGGTCCGTTCCTTGAAGAAATTGAAATTCGAAAAGTTCTGTAACATGGTGGCAGTGCGCAGCTCCGCCTTCGTGGGAGATGTGAAACTGGTCATCGACGGCATCCTGTCCGTCATGGAGGAACGGTTGGAAGAAGGGGATGTGATCCAGCTGGGCCGCCTGGGTAACTTCCGGATGGTCGCAGGCAGCAAAGGGGTGGAGAACGAAGCAGACTTCAACACGTCTTTCTTCAATAAGGCGCGTATCGTCTTCTCGCCGGGGACCATGCTGACGCAGGTGAAAAAGAATGTCACATTCGAACATCTCGACCTGGTCCCGGCCGGTGACAAACCGTCTTCCGGAGGCGGGGAGGAGAAACCGGGTGAACTGTAG
- a CDS encoding DUF4248 domain-containing protein, whose product MIVNEFEIRSYGWQELAVLYGPDLMPESAGKRLSKWVGADPVLETELQGYGWRKGKKTLTPRQVKTIVQFLGEP is encoded by the coding sequence ATGATCGTAAACGAATTCGAAATCAGAAGTTACGGGTGGCAGGAATTGGCGGTCCTTTACGGGCCGGATTTGATGCCGGAATCGGCCGGGAAACGGTTGTCCAAATGGGTGGGGGCAGACCCGGTGTTAGAGACGGAGCTGCAGGGCTACGGTTGGCGGAAAGGGAAGAAGACGTTGACACCCCGGCAGGTGAAGACAATCGTGCAGTTTTTGGGTGAGCCTTGA
- a CDS encoding replicative DNA helicase yields MGLNAVQSYPAERVLVAALLGRPASFHELGGRVTEEMFTEPGLRLVFRAFAELASRGERIDMATVEAEMFRLDHRLYGELNGVSFLSAMLQAVRNDSHIHEYVRLVQREWMLRGCVASLNKRGLEAQQPDVDVMKLLAGVTDDMDGLREHASGGVDVRMAAEVAREVLARSFRNQEAREKGEHIQVRTGFDELDDLTGGLYRGELAVLSGRPSMGKTAVALHMALQAARAGRNTLYFSIEMSEEEVTERILSMLSGVEAGKIRFKGTNREERALLEKAAAELAGLPLRIVYCGSLAIDEIRAVLMTRKARRELDIFFIDYLNLIHIPYTRGSRNETTDLALGDVVRKVKLMAVELDVPAVLLAQMNRDSDRRLAPYLPILSDLRNSGAIEQVADQVIFVYRAEKYGILYDKDTKEDLRGVGYLLVAKNRNGATGRARFRYNVSMTRFLSYENRLL; encoded by the coding sequence ATGGGGTTGAATGCCGTACAATCGTATCCGGCGGAGCGGGTCTTGGTGGCCGCTCTGCTGGGACGTCCCGCCTCTTTCCACGAATTGGGCGGACGGGTGACGGAAGAGATGTTTACCGAACCGGGGCTGCGCCTGGTGTTCCGTGCCTTTGCCGAGCTGGCCTCGCGCGGCGAACGGATCGACATGGCGACGGTCGAGGCGGAGATGTTCCGGCTCGATCACCGGCTTTATGGCGAGCTGAACGGAGTCTCTTTCCTAAGCGCCATGTTGCAGGCGGTGCGCAACGACAGCCACATCCACGAATATGTGCGTCTGGTACAGCGCGAATGGATGTTGCGCGGCTGTGTGGCGAGCCTGAACAAACGCGGCCTGGAGGCGCAGCAGCCGGATGTCGACGTGATGAAGCTCCTCGCCGGTGTCACAGACGACATGGACGGCTTGCGTGAACACGCCTCCGGAGGCGTGGATGTCCGGATGGCGGCCGAGGTGGCACGCGAAGTCCTGGCGCGTTCGTTCCGTAACCAGGAGGCACGCGAAAAAGGGGAGCATATACAGGTGCGTACTGGGTTCGACGAACTGGACGACTTGACGGGCGGCCTTTACCGGGGCGAACTGGCGGTGCTCTCCGGGCGGCCTTCGATGGGAAAGACGGCGGTAGCTTTGCACATGGCGCTTCAGGCGGCGCGTGCGGGGCGGAATACGCTTTATTTCAGCATCGAGATGAGCGAGGAGGAGGTGACGGAACGTATCCTTTCGATGCTGAGCGGCGTGGAGGCCGGCAAGATCCGTTTCAAGGGGACGAACCGCGAGGAGCGTGCGTTGTTGGAGAAAGCGGCGGCTGAGCTGGCGGGGTTGCCGTTGAGGATCGTCTATTGCGGTTCGCTCGCCATCGACGAGATCCGTGCCGTGCTGATGACGCGCAAGGCTCGCCGGGAGCTGGACATCTTCTTCATCGACTATCTGAACCTGATCCATATCCCTTACACACGGGGCAGCCGCAACGAGACGACCGATCTGGCCCTGGGCGATGTGGTGCGGAAGGTGAAGCTGATGGCGGTCGAGCTGGATGTGCCTGCCGTCCTGTTGGCGCAGATGAACCGCGACAGCGACCGGCGCCTGGCTCCTTATCTGCCGATCTTGAGCGACCTGCGTAACTCCGGCGCGATCGAGCAGGTGGCGGATCAGGTGATCTTCGTCTACCGGGCCGAGAAATACGGCATCTTGTACGACAAGGATACGAAAGAGGACCTGCGGGGCGTGGGCTATCTTCTGGTCGCCAAGAACCGTAACGGGGCGACCGGACGGGCGCGTTTCCGCTACAATGTTTCGATGACACGGTTCCTGTCTTATGAAAACCGGTTGTTATGA